The proteins below come from a single Serratia fonticola genomic window:
- the atpI gene encoding F0F1 ATP synthase subunit I: protein MSVSLYSGKVARKLLLLQLMTFVLISAAFGLKSLEWSGSALAGGLAAWLPNAMFMLFALRHQAQTPAPGRVAWSFAIGEGLKVVITIVLLIVALGVFKAAFVPLGLTYLAVLIVQIVAPAVINSYRT, encoded by the coding sequence ATGTCTGTGTCCCTGTACAGCGGAAAAGTTGCACGCAAGTTGCTGTTGCTGCAGTTAATGACTTTTGTTTTGATCAGCGCTGCTTTCGGCCTGAAAAGTCTGGAGTGGAGCGGTTCGGCACTGGCAGGTGGCCTGGCTGCCTGGTTACCCAATGCCATGTTTATGCTGTTTGCCTTGCGTCATCAGGCACAGACGCCGGCACCCGGACGGGTTGCCTGGTCGTTCGCCATTGGTGAAGGGCTAAAGGTCGTGATCACCATCGTTTTGCTGATCGTGGCGCTTGGGGTGTTCAAAGCGGCGTTTGTACCGCTTGGCCTGACCTATTTAGCGGTGTTGATTGTGCAGATAGTGGCACCAGCCGTGATTAACAGTTACCGAACTTAA